A single Nostoc sp. PCC 7107 DNA region contains:
- a CDS encoding aminotransferase class V-fold PLP-dependent enzyme, which translates to MKYEKLGFKLQPSYYQELWSLDDNVVFLNHGSYGACPKAVLEEQQILRSQLEQDPVNFFGRKWEPLLDNARSKLAAFINADIQDLVFVPNATTGVNSVLRSLTFSPDDEILTTNHEYNACRNALNFIASSTGAKVVVAKIPFPLESPQQIIAAVLEKVSANTKLALLDHITSQTGLIFPMQQLVKELQARGVDTLIDGAHAPGMISLNIQEIGATYYSGNCHKWLSAPKGAAFLYVRRDKQPEIHPLTISHGANSPRTDKSRFQLEFDWTGTDDPTAYMCVPEAIAFMSSLLPGAWLELMQRNHQLVLQARQLLCTELEVQPPCPEEMIGSMAVVPIPVSLANRGHIWLHDELFDQFGIQVQVVPWQESPRMLIRISAQIYNTLEQYQFLATALKSLGKNEHS; encoded by the coding sequence GTATTAGAAGAGCAACAGATTTTGCGATCGCAGTTGGAACAAGACCCAGTAAACTTTTTTGGCAGAAAGTGGGAACCACTGTTAGACAACGCCAGAAGTAAGTTAGCAGCTTTTATTAATGCTGATATCCAGGATTTAGTATTTGTCCCGAATGCTACAACAGGTGTGAATTCAGTGTTGCGTTCTCTGACTTTTTCACCTGATGACGAAATTCTGACAACTAACCATGAGTACAACGCTTGCCGTAATGCTTTAAACTTTATTGCAAGTAGCACTGGTGCAAAAGTAGTCGTAGCCAAGATTCCTTTCCCTTTAGAGTCGCCACAGCAAATAATTGCCGCAGTATTAGAGAAAGTTTCAGCCAACACCAAATTAGCACTACTAGATCACATAACTAGCCAGACAGGATTAATCTTTCCGATGCAGCAGCTAGTGAAAGAGTTGCAGGCGCGGGGTGTTGACACATTAATAGATGGCGCTCATGCACCAGGAATGATTTCCCTTAATATCCAAGAGATTGGTGCAACTTACTATAGCGGGAATTGCCATAAATGGCTTTCTGCACCTAAAGGCGCAGCATTTTTGTATGTGCGGCGGGATAAACAACCAGAAATTCATCCATTAACAATTAGCCACGGTGCTAATTCACCACGTACTGATAAAAGCCGCTTTCAATTGGAATTTGACTGGACAGGTACAGATGATCCTACAGCTTATATGTGCGTACCGGAAGCGATCGCTTTTATGAGTTCTCTGTTACCTGGTGCTTGGCTAGAATTAATGCAGCGAAACCATCAACTAGTTTTACAAGCAAGACAGCTACTTTGTACAGAGTTAGAAGTACAACCACCTTGTCCAGAAGAGATGATTGGTTCTATGGCTGTTGTACCCATACCTGTCAGTTTGGCAAATCGTGGTCATATCTGGCTACATGACGAATTATTTGATCAATTTGGCATTCAAGTACAAGTAGTGCCTTGGCAGGAATCACCGCGAATGCTCATCAGGATTTCAGCACAGATTTACAATACTTTAGAGCAATATCAGTTTTTGGCAACAGCACTTAAAAGTCTAGGAAAAAACGAACATAGTTGA
- a CDS encoding choice-of-anchor W domain-containing protein, protein MPLLSKSKDNGQLLLTLGLVALGLFILPNSAKAVTLVPLTSQDADADFDDTDFNLLLDKGDFQELFVAEGRIGNNGFGGNNERELGINRDVRAIVNAGQPVAKSDLVWGNGKIWDFSLEYTGSKVTYKVFDANQTYQLMTQEFNGAVTDIFFRTFANKGSGNNLQNAVSLTNLTFNNTALGSLGSASTNTTADLDYLHLAGISTPFTLTGKTAFSWVGTAPSRSNLAFQIKVGTSQSVPEPSTLGAIFLATITGAAVFKRQKIAAEKS, encoded by the coding sequence ATGCCACTTTTAAGCAAATCTAAAGATAATGGTCAATTATTGTTGACTTTAGGATTAGTTGCGCTGGGATTATTCATATTACCCAACTCAGCAAAAGCTGTAACACTTGTTCCTCTGACATCCCAAGATGCTGACGCAGATTTTGATGACACAGATTTTAACTTGCTTCTAGATAAAGGAGATTTCCAGGAATTGTTCGTTGCGGAAGGTCGAATTGGTAACAATGGATTTGGCGGCAACAATGAGCGAGAATTAGGAATTAATAGAGATGTAAGAGCCATCGTTAATGCTGGACAACCTGTTGCTAAAAGCGATTTAGTTTGGGGTAATGGCAAAATCTGGGATTTTAGTTTGGAATATACGGGTAGCAAAGTAACTTACAAAGTTTTTGATGCCAACCAAACTTACCAATTAATGACGCAAGAGTTCAACGGCGCTGTTACAGATATCTTTTTCCGCACCTTTGCTAATAAAGGTAGTGGTAATAACCTTCAAAACGCTGTTTCTTTAACTAATCTGACCTTTAATAATACAGCTTTAGGAAGCTTAGGATCAGCAAGTACAAATACTACTGCGGATCTAGATTATCTTCATCTTGCTGGTATTTCTACTCCCTTTACACTAACTGGTAAAACAGCATTTAGCTGGGTAGGTACTGCGCCTAGTCGTTCTAATCTCGCTTTTCAAATCAAAGTAGGTACTTCTCAATCTGTTCCAGAACCTAGTACCCTTGGCGCGATATTCTTAGCTACCATAACAGGTGCAGCAGTGTTCAAGAGACAAAAGATAGCTGCTGAAAAATCTTAA